One Oryza sativa Japonica Group chromosome 8, ASM3414082v1 DNA window includes the following coding sequences:
- the LOC4345509 gene encoding uncharacterized protein, whose protein sequence is MSGLDLREMLSSAARRHTWRRSGWGAEWGGGDDARSAALPARCPPPPPPRRPAAAGGRGDEGSGGVRGRGEEGTSRGGSGARREDAAGTGRNAVAVVAGGSATSGAERVAARAEDGRRSMDGPTLELSEMMLHAAQPWRSRCTQRDVRPGAVPPRPVAADGRGEGTSTVRGRVLEGTTRGGGRGGGMEREREVVAPARNAVAVAGDLATHGGERVAGPLVAKEKRNGGGELGTKRGLEKRAPLPPPKRRVVSAKRQFPPDFGRDSAVPLGRGRGRGGGVRPSDGAPARAVLGEKVASAGNGDSMANVHHHAVMDTVLMKSSHASDENLVAFKVGSPENGAEGAARGKGAHNGELLGKREVLAQAVNLLPMRRTVSATHRFTAGCGRDAAAPLARREEGKVGSGLEVMPVDVGGGVSKEVMATDGSKHSVNQCTANIVGAVGVLDGTVQYQELEEGEVADEAYCDVESQKVVGCDSFDDSAGERHEGVVPVTFAVTEVLTSHAYDEMMQIKALQEGGSDAAQETEHDLPMGGKCETILPDASPKCSFGGPSNEIVHGKRVLGSHGMKGEVPSLAIEDHGGIAQIDQELEDVEMTTGEYRVQDAQIATHVIPHESTTGRHEGGLCASAAAEDVKVMNKYKGTLPKGAAKSSMNIATGVFGDGIMRSKILSTARKVVKPPVRASHKPPLNTLHRPFSTNSASFGHKKLKVKRPDQSKDIPMKIASTSGLAGKDNLIDEKALSLEDDDILKALVVHDGKLEVYLNVPSCVQLHRQHGSGNADDRSKIRMLCRRFQFICRALLHAVEQGSLKIRRVDLAADKIIRKLPGFTKPGPTVGNVNGVEVGDEFMYRVELALVGLHRPYQGGIDTTDYNGVLVAISIVCSGGYPDELSSSGELIYTGSGGKPAGKKKDEDQKLERGNLALKNCIETKTPVRVIHGFKGQNREDNSHSRAKQILTFTYDGLYLVVDCWTEGLKGSRIFKYKLQRIPGQPELPLHIAKGLRRSLSRPGLCIADISQGKEMDPICVINDVSNVHPTSFQYISRIKYPSWLTKRHPQHHGCDCSDGCIDSTKCFCAVKNGGKIPFNSNGAIVHDKPLIFECGPSCRCHSSCHNRVSQKGMKIHLEVFRTANKGWGVRSLRSISSGSFICEYVGILLTDKEADKRTNDEYLFDISHNCDDEDCSKGRPSTISSLNSSGGCSQTMEDVCFTIDASEYGNIGRFINHSCSPNLYAQNVLWDHDDQRVPHIMFFAAENIPPLQELTYDYNYKIGEVRDLNGRVKVKDCHCGSPQCCGRLY, encoded by the exons ATGAGCGGGCTGGATCTCCGGGAGATGTTAAGCAGCGCTGCGCGGCGGCATACGTGGAGGAGAAGCGGATGGGGGGCGgagtggggcggcggcgacgacgctcgCTCGGCCGCGCTTCCGGCTCGctgtcctcctccccctcctcctcgtcgtcccgcGGCTGCGGGTGGGCGTGGCGACGAGGGGAGCGGTGGAGTGCGGGggcgcggggaggaggggacGAGTCGTGGTGGAAGCGGAGCGAGGCGCGAGGACGCGGCGGGGACCGGGAGGAATGCggtggccgtcgtcgccggtggctcGGCCACGTCCGGCGCGGAGCGGGTTGCTGCGCGAGCGGAGGACG GGCGGCGATCGATGGACGGGCCGACGCTGGAACTCTCCGAGATGATGCTCCACGCGGCGCAGCCATGGAGAAGCCGATGCACGCAGCGTGACGTTCGCCCGGGCGCGGTTCCTCCTCGTCCCGTCGCTGCGGATGGGCGAGGCGAGGGCACCAGTACAGTGCGAGGGCGCGTGCTGGAGGGGACGACTCGTGGTGGAGGCAGAGGAGGTGGAATGGAGCGTGAGCGCGAggtggtggcgccggcgagaaaTGCGGTGGCCGTCGCCGGTGATTTGGCCacgcacggcggcgagcgggttGCTGGCCCCTTGGTGGCGAAGGAGAAGAGAAATGGCGGCGGTGAGTTGGGGACGAAGAGGGGGCTAGAGAAGCGGGCCCCGCTTCCGCCGCCCAAGCGCAGGGTGGTGTCCGCTAAGCGCCAGTTTCCACCAGATTTCGGTAGGGACTCTGCTGTTCCACTCGGCCGCGGCCggggccgtggtggtggtgttcgTCCGTCGGATGGGGCGCCTGCCCGTGCTGTTCTGGGTGAGAAGGTGGCGTCTGCGGGTAATGGTGATTCAATGGCGAATGTGCATCATCATGCTGTGATGGACACGGTCTTGATGAAATCTTCACATGCTTCGGATGAGAATCTGGTTGCTTTCAAAGTTGGTTCACCAGAGAATGGTGCAGAAGGGGCAGCAAGGGGAAAGGGAGCACACAATGGTGAATTGCTGGGAAAGAGGGAAGTGTTGGCTCAAGCTGTGAATTTGCTTCCCATGAGGAGGACTGTATCTGCGACGCACCGCTTCACTGCTGGGTGTGGGAGGGACGCTGCAGCTCCACTTGCTCGCAGAGAAGAGGGTAAGGTGGGTTCAGGTTTGGAAGTCATGCCTGTTGATGTTGGTGGGGGTGTGTCAAAGGAGGTGATGGCTACGGATGGCAGTAAACATTCGGTTAACCAGTGTACGGCGAACATTGTTGGAGCTGTCGGTGTTTTGGATGGAACAGTACAGTACCAGGAATTGGAGGAGGGTGAGGTGGCTGATGAGGCATACTGTGATGTAGAGTCACAAAAAGTTGTTGGTTGTGATTCTTTTGATGATTCTGCAGGTGAAAGACATGAGGGTGTTGTTCCTGTAACGTTTGCTGTTACTGAAGTTTTGACAAGTCACGCTTATGATGAGATGATGCAAATTAAGGCATTGCAAGAAGGGGGCAGTGATGCTGCGCAGGAAACTGAACATGACTTGCCAATGGGAGGCAAATGTGAAACTATCTTACCTGATGCTTCTCCTAAATGTTCGTTTGGTGGTCCTTCAAATGAAATTGTCCACGGCAAGAGAGTGTTGGGGAGTCATGGCATGAAAGGGGAAGTTCCCAGTCTTGCAATTGAAGATCATGGTGGCATTGCTCAAATTGACCAAGAACTGGAGGACGTTGAGATGACTACAGGGGAATACCGTGTTCAGGATGCTCAAATTGCCACCCATGTTATCCCACACGAGTCTACAACTGGTAGACATGAGGGGGGGCTTTGTGCATCTGCAGCTGCTGAAGATGTTAAGGTGATGAACAAATACAAAGGGACCTTACCCAAAGGTGCTGCTAAATCATCGATGAATATTGCAACAGGAGTATTTGGTGATGGTATCATGAGAAGTAAGATACTATCAACAGCTAGAAAAGTAGTCAAGCCACCTGTCAGAGCAAGCCATAAGCCTCCATTGAACACTCTGCATAGACCCTTCTCCACAAATAGTGCTTCATTTGGTCATAAGAAGTTGAAGGTAAAACGTCCAGATCAAAGTAAAGATATTCCTATGAAGATTGCCTCTACATCTGGATTGGCGGGCAAGGACAACCTTATCGATGAAAAGGCTTTGAGCTTGGAAGATGATGATATTTTGAAGGCACTAGTTGTTCATGATGGAAAGCTTGAGGTGTATCTCAATGTTCCCTCATGCGTTCAGCTTCATAGGCAACATGGAAGTGGGAATGCTGATGATAGGAGCAAAATCAGGATGTTGTGCAGGAGGTTTCAGTTTATATGCAGGGCTCTCTTACATGCCGTCGAACAGGGTTCATTGAAGATTCGAAGAGTTGACCTTGCAGCTGATAAAATCATCAGGAAATTGCCAGGCTTTACCAAACCTGGACCTACTGTGGGAAATGTTAATGGAGTGGAAGTTGGTGACGAATTTATGTACAGAGTTGAGCTAGCCCTTGTTGGTCTCCATCGCCCATACCAGGGAGGAATTGATACCACCGATTATAATGGAGTGCTTGTTGCAATAAGCATCGTTTGTTCTGGAGGTTATCCTGATGAATTGTCAAGCTCAGGTGAACTAATATACACTGGTTCTGGAGGAAAGCCTGCTGGTAAGAAGAAAGATGAGGATCAAAAGCTAGAGAGGGGGAACCTTGCCTTGAAGAATTGCATCGAGACAAAGACACCTGTCCGAGTGATTCATGGATTCAAAGGTCAAAATAGAGAGGACAACAGTCATTCAAGAGCTAAACAAATCCTAACATTTACTTATGATGGGTTGTACCTTGTGGTGGATTGCTGGACAGAAGGACTAAAAGGTTCAAGGATCTTCAAATACAAATTACAAAGGATTCCTGGACAACCAGAACTTCCTCTGCACATAGCTAAAGGGCTGAGAAGGTCTCTTTCACGTCCAGGCCTCTGCATAGCTGATATATCTCAAGGGAAAGAAATGGATCCCATCTGTGTGATCAATGATGTTAGTAATGTCCATCCAACATCTTTTCAGTACATCTCTAGAATCAAGTACCCGTCATGGCTTACAAAAAGACATCCTCAGCATCATGGTTGCGATTGCTCAGATGGCTGCATAGATTCTACTAAGTGCTTTTGTGCTGTGAAGAATGGAGGAAAAATCCCATTCAACTCCAATGGTGCAATTGTCCATGATAAACCCCTCATTTTTGAGTGTGGTCCATCCTGTAGGTGCCATTCTTCATGCCACAACAGGGTAAGTCAGAAGGGTATGAAAATCCACCTGGAAGTTTTCAGGACAGCCAATAAAGGTTGGGGTGTAAGATCCCTAAGGTCCATCTCTTCTGGCAGCTTTATATGTGAGTATGTTGGTATCCTGTTGACTGACAAGGAAGCTGACAAGAGAACAAACGATGAATACTTGTTTGATATAAGCCATAATTGTGATGATGAGGATTGCTCCAAGGGGAGGCCATCAACTATTTCTAGTCTAAACTCTTCTGGTGGTTGCTCTCAGACCATGGAAGATGTGTGCTTCACGATAGATGCGTCTGAGTACGGAAATATTGGAAGATTTATCAACCATAGTTGCTCACCTAACCTCTATGCACAAAATGTGCTTTGGGATCATGATGACCAAAGGGTGCCCCATATCATGTTCTTTGCTGCAGAGAACATTCCTCCACTCCAAGAGCTCACTTATGACTATAACTATAAAATAGGTGAAGTCCGCGACCTGAATGGCAGAGTAAAAGTTAAAGATTGCCATTGTGGTTCTCCACAGTGCTGCGGCAGGCTCTATTAG